Proteins encoded in a region of the Osmerus mordax isolate fOsmMor3 chromosome 17, fOsmMor3.pri, whole genome shotgun sequence genome:
- the fgl2a gene encoding fibrinogen-like 2a has protein sequence MQKVLFCVCASVLLATAPLRSLQLTEGKQTQHRWDSEGAGAGAGAGAGSCSLKLRPAGQCGEDDDCPYQVTLPPLTIQLPKQFRLLEKTMKELQSLKETVHKLKSACLEGRQQADQSLQRDSGEAGGPGLGQSAGASKEERGDGGIFPGPGDSGPGKTLHEMQTKMHRMSASLRNARGQITSLQGRVEELSLINMQNVEAMVDSRVENITGLVKKLSTTCTNQCAVTNTPQFILAPRDCSDYDVLEEKKNGVYRVTPDPKNGTFEVYCDMETFGGGWTMVQQRLNGSISFNRTWAEYKKGFGDLRGEFWLGNDRMHLLTKDKDMVIRIELEDFEGVREYAKYDKFYVANEFLRYRLSMSGYSGTAGNAINFNKHFEHDQKFFTTPDRDNDRYPSGNCGAYYSSGWWFDACMSANLNGKYYHKRYKGVRNGIYWGTWHNMSTEFYPTNYRQAFKTVKMMIRPKNYAP, from the exons ATGCAGAAGGTCCTCTTTTGTGTTTGTGCCTCTGTCCTGCTGGCTACAGCCCCCCTGAGAAGCCTGCAGCTGACTGAGGGGAAACAGACGCAGCATAGATGGGAcagtgagggagctggggctggggctggggctggagctggatcCTGCTCCCTGAAGCTGAGGCCAGCAGGCCAGTGCGGGGAGGACGACGACTGCCCCTACCAGGTCACCCTGCCACCCCTCACCATCCAGCTGCCCAAGCAGTTCAGACTGCTGGAGAAGACCATGAAGGAGCTGCAGAGCCTGAAGGAGACCGTCCACAAGCTGAAGAGCGCCTGCCTGGAGGGCCGGCAGCAGGCTGACCAGAGCCTCCAGAGGGACagtggggaggcagggggccCAGGGCTGGGGCAGTCAGCCGGGGCCAGTAAGGAGGAGCGTGGGGACGGAGGCATCTTCCCCGGACCCGGGGACAGCGGTCCAGGCAAAACGCTTCACGAGATGCAGACCAAGATGCACCGCATGTCGGCCAGCCTGCGTAACGCCCGGGGCCAGATCACCTCCCTTCAGGGGCGCGTGGAGGAGCTGAGCCTCATCAACATGCAGAACGTGGAGGCCATGGTGGACAGCCGTGTGGAGAACATCACAGGACTGGTGAAGAAGCTCAGCACCACGTGCACCAACCAGTGTGCCGTCACCAACACCCCACAGT TCATCCTGGCTCCCAGGGACTGCTCCGACTACGACgtgctggaggagaagaagaacggGGTGTACCGCGTGACACCGGACCCCAAGAACGGCACGTTTGAGGTGTACTGCGACATGGAGACGTTTGGAGGGGGCTGGACCATGGTGCAGCAGCGCCTCAATGGCTCTATCAGCTTCAACCGCACCTGGGCCGAGTACAAGAAAGGCTTCGGAGACCTCCG gGGTGAATTCTGGTTGGGTAACGACCGCATGCACCTGCTGACCAAGGATAAGGACATGGTCATACGCATCGAGCTGGAGGACTTTGAGGGTGTCCGGGAGTACGCCAAGTACGACAAGTTCTACGTCGCCAACGAGTTCCTTCGCTACCGGCTCTCCATGAGCGGCTACAGCGGCACAGCCGGCAACGCCATCAACTTCAACAAGCACTTTGAACACGACCAAAAGTTCTTCACCACGCCAGACCGGGACAACGACAGGTACCCGTCTGGAAACTGCGGGGCCTATTACAGCTCGGGCTGGTGGTTCGACGCCTGCATGTCCGCCAACCTCAACGGCAAGTACTACCACAAGAGGTACAAAGGAGTAAGGAACGGGATCTACTGGGGAACGTGGCACAACATGAGCACAGAGTTCTACCCCACCAACTACAGGCAGGCCTTCAAGACCGTCAAGATGATGATACGCCCCAAGAACTACGCTCCCTAG